A window of Clavibacter michiganensis contains these coding sequences:
- a CDS encoding UDP-N-acetylmuramoyl-tripeptide--D-alanyl-D-alanine ligase, with protein MIALTLAEIAEAVDGRLLLRGDATAQTVVDGAVDTDSRLIARGGIFVAKPGEETDGHLFAPQAVEAGAALLLVERELDLPVPQVLVPDVVDALGRLAHEVVARVRALGDLRMVAVTGSNGKTTTKNLLHAILSTQGETVSPVASFNNEVGAPLTMLKVTRTTRFLVAEMGASGLGEITRLIRMAKPDVGIVLTVGLAHAGGFGGIERTLVTKTEMVKDLLPEDTAVLNADDPRVSSMSDKTEAPVLWFGRDARAAVRATDIVASAAGTTFTLHLPDGSERPVSFRVLGEHHVTNALAAAAGAWALGVDGDAIVSALQTVQRAERWRMEVLGGNGVTIINDAYNASPDSMAAALRTLAQIRGPEQRTVAVLGEMSELGEFSEEEHDRVGLLAVRLNIGQLVVVGRPARRLHLEAIAQGSWDGESIFAEDAAEAREILDRILRDGDLVLVKSSNSAGLRFLGDELGEKYAW; from the coding sequence ATGATCGCCCTCACCCTCGCCGAGATCGCCGAGGCGGTCGACGGCCGTCTCCTGCTGCGCGGCGACGCGACCGCGCAGACCGTCGTCGACGGCGCGGTCGACACGGACAGCCGGCTCATCGCGCGCGGCGGGATCTTCGTCGCCAAGCCCGGCGAGGAGACCGACGGCCACCTGTTCGCGCCCCAGGCCGTCGAGGCGGGCGCCGCCCTGCTCCTCGTCGAGCGCGAGCTCGACCTGCCCGTGCCGCAGGTGCTCGTCCCCGACGTCGTCGACGCGCTCGGCCGCCTGGCGCACGAGGTCGTGGCGCGGGTGCGCGCGCTCGGCGACCTGCGGATGGTGGCGGTCACGGGATCCAACGGCAAGACCACCACGAAGAACCTGCTGCACGCGATCCTCTCCACGCAGGGCGAGACCGTGTCGCCCGTCGCGTCCTTCAACAACGAGGTCGGCGCTCCGCTCACCATGCTGAAGGTCACGCGCACCACGCGGTTCCTCGTGGCGGAGATGGGCGCGAGCGGGCTGGGCGAGATCACCCGCCTGATCCGCATGGCCAAGCCCGACGTCGGGATCGTGCTCACCGTGGGCCTCGCGCACGCGGGCGGCTTCGGCGGCATCGAGCGGACGCTCGTGACGAAGACCGAGATGGTGAAGGACCTCCTGCCCGAGGACACGGCCGTCCTCAACGCGGACGACCCGCGCGTCTCCTCCATGAGCGACAAGACGGAGGCACCCGTGCTGTGGTTCGGTCGCGATGCCCGCGCCGCCGTCCGCGCGACCGACATCGTCGCGTCCGCGGCCGGCACGACCTTCACGCTGCACCTGCCGGACGGGTCCGAGCGTCCGGTGTCCTTCCGCGTGCTCGGCGAGCACCACGTCACCAACGCGCTGGCCGCGGCTGCGGGCGCCTGGGCCCTCGGCGTCGACGGCGACGCCATCGTCTCCGCGCTCCAGACCGTGCAACGCGCCGAGCGCTGGCGCATGGAGGTGCTCGGCGGCAACGGCGTCACGATCATCAACGACGCATACAACGCGAGCCCCGACTCGATGGCGGCGGCGCTCCGCACGCTCGCGCAGATCCGCGGGCCGGAGCAGCGCACGGTCGCCGTGCTCGGCGAGATGAGCGAGCTCGGCGAGTTCTCCGAGGAGGAGCACGACCGCGTGGGCCTCCTCGCGGTGCGCCTCAACATCGGCCAGCTCGTCGTGGTCGGCCGCCCCGCGCGCCGCCTGCACCTCGAGGCCATCGCGCAGGGCTCGTGGGACGGCGAGTCGATCTTCGCCGAGGACGCGGCCGAGGCCCGCGAGATCCTCGACCGGATCCTCCGCGACGGCGACCTCGTGCTCGTGAAGTCGTCCAACTCCGCCGGGCTCCGCTTCCTCGGCGACGAGCTGGGGGAGAAGTACGCGTGGTAG
- the murD gene encoding UDP-N-acetylmuramoyl-L-alanine--D-glutamate ligase: MTDATSDDGTALARPGSLHSWHDDWTGLRVAVLGLGRTGFSVADTLVELGADVLVVAADASPERLALLDVIGGRLVRPTEEEPVPSELVAFAPELVVVSPGYAPTHPLPAWAAEAGIPLWGDIELAWRVRDKTGTPAEWITITGTNGKTTTTQLTAALLQEGGVRAVPCGNIGLPVLDVVRHPDGFDVLVVELSSHQLHYMREVRPYSSAFLNLADDHLEWHGSRAAYAAAKGRVYADTRVACVYNRADRATEDALREADVQDGARAIGFGLDAPGPSDLGIVDGILCDRAFLEERFTSALELTTIDELRAVGLAAPHIVQNILAAAALARSYGVEPGVVRQALLRFELDSHRIERIGERDGVAFVDDSKATNPHAASASLAAFPSVVWVVGGLLKGVELDDLIRAHAARLRAAVVIGVERVEVLAAFARHAPDVTVLEVAESDTEQVMRSAVRLAAGVAREGDTVLLAPAAASMDQFTDYADRGRRFRTAVDHHLGGAADDTAPENDADPSRG; the protein is encoded by the coding sequence ATGACAGACGCCACCTCCGACGACGGCACCGCGCTCGCTCGACCGGGCTCCCTTCACAGCTGGCACGACGACTGGACCGGCCTCCGCGTCGCCGTCCTCGGCCTCGGGCGCACCGGCTTCTCGGTGGCCGACACGCTGGTCGAGCTCGGCGCCGATGTGCTCGTGGTCGCCGCCGACGCCTCGCCCGAGCGGCTGGCGCTGCTCGACGTGATCGGCGGGCGCCTCGTGCGGCCGACCGAGGAGGAGCCCGTCCCCTCCGAGCTCGTGGCCTTCGCGCCCGAGCTCGTGGTCGTGTCGCCCGGCTACGCGCCGACGCACCCCTTGCCCGCGTGGGCGGCTGAGGCGGGGATCCCGCTGTGGGGCGACATCGAGCTCGCCTGGCGCGTGCGCGACAAGACGGGGACGCCGGCCGAGTGGATCACCATCACCGGCACAAACGGCAAGACCACCACCACGCAGCTCACGGCCGCGCTCCTCCAGGAGGGCGGGGTGCGCGCCGTGCCGTGCGGCAACATCGGCCTGCCCGTGCTCGACGTCGTCCGCCACCCGGACGGCTTCGACGTGCTCGTGGTCGAGCTGTCGAGCCACCAGCTGCACTACATGCGCGAGGTGCGGCCCTATTCGAGCGCGTTCCTCAACCTCGCGGACGACCACCTCGAGTGGCACGGCTCGCGTGCGGCGTACGCCGCCGCGAAGGGGCGGGTCTACGCGGACACGCGCGTCGCCTGCGTCTACAACCGCGCCGACCGCGCCACCGAGGACGCGCTCCGCGAGGCCGACGTCCAGGACGGCGCTCGTGCCATCGGCTTCGGCCTGGACGCGCCGGGTCCCAGCGACCTCGGGATCGTCGACGGGATCCTCTGCGACCGCGCCTTCCTCGAGGAGCGGTTCACCTCCGCGCTCGAGCTGACGACGATCGACGAGCTGCGCGCCGTGGGACTCGCGGCGCCGCACATCGTGCAGAACATCCTGGCCGCGGCGGCCCTCGCCCGGTCCTACGGCGTGGAGCCCGGCGTCGTGCGGCAGGCGCTGCTGCGCTTCGAGCTGGACAGCCACCGCATCGAGCGGATCGGGGAGCGCGACGGGGTCGCGTTCGTCGACGACTCGAAGGCCACCAACCCGCACGCGGCGTCCGCGTCGCTCGCGGCGTTCCCCTCCGTGGTGTGGGTCGTCGGCGGCCTCCTCAAGGGCGTCGAGCTCGACGACCTGATCCGCGCCCACGCGGCACGCCTGCGCGCGGCGGTCGTCATCGGCGTCGAGCGCGTCGAGGTCCTCGCGGCATTCGCGCGACACGCGCCCGACGTCACCGTCCTCGAGGTGGCCGAGAGCGACACTGAACAGGTCATGCGGTCCGCCGTGCGGCTCGCGGCGGGCGTGGCCCGGGAGGGCGACACCGTCCTCCTGGCCCCGGCGGCGGCATCCATGGACCAATTCACCGACTACGCCGACCGCGGACGCCGATTCCGGACCGCGGTCGACCACCACCTGGGAGGTGCGGCGGATGACACTGCCCCCGAGAACGACGCGGACCCCTCGCGCGGCTGA
- the mraZ gene encoding division/cell wall cluster transcriptional repressor MraZ: protein MFLGTHSPRLDDKGRLILPAKFRDELEGGVVMTRGQDRCIYVFTTREFEELHDRMRQAPLASKQARDYMRVFLSGANAETPDKQHRITIPQALRTYAGLDRELAVIGAGSRVEIWDAGTWDEYLTANESAFADTAEEVIPGLF, encoded by the coding sequence GTGTTCCTCGGCACCCATTCGCCTCGTCTCGATGACAAGGGGCGGCTCATCCTCCCCGCGAAGTTCCGCGACGAGCTCGAGGGCGGCGTCGTCATGACGCGCGGCCAGGACCGCTGCATCTACGTGTTCACGACGCGCGAGTTCGAGGAGCTGCACGACCGGATGCGCCAGGCGCCCCTCGCGAGCAAGCAGGCGCGGGACTACATGCGCGTCTTCCTGTCCGGGGCGAACGCCGAGACGCCGGACAAGCAGCACCGCATCACCATCCCGCAGGCGCTCCGAACCTACGCGGGCCTCGACCGCGAGCTCGCGGTCATCGGCGCGGGCAGCCGCGTCGAGATCTGGGACGCCGGCACGTGGGACGAGTACCTCACCGCCAACGAGAGCGCGTTCGCCGACACCGCGGAGGAGGTGATCCCCGGCCTGTTCTGA
- the mraY gene encoding phospho-N-acetylmuramoyl-pentapeptide-transferase, which produces MVALLFAGAFSLAFTLFLTPLFIKLFHRLQWGQFIRDDGPQTHHTKRGTATMGGIVIILASVLGYFVGHLLTWDGIRFDPVTPSGLLVVFMMVGLGFVGFLDDYLKTRKQQSLGLGGWQKIAGQVVVATVFAVLAITLRDPVSGLTPASTAISLFRDLPLDFMALGAVIGTGLFIVWICLIVASASNGVNVADGLDGLAAGASIFSIGSYVIIGFWQFNQSCDSVSSYQNEYRCYEVASPLDLAIIAASIVGALIGFLWWNTSPAQIFMGDTGSLGLGGALAALAILSRTELLLVFIGGLFVIVAGSVVLQRIYFKLTHGKRIFLMSPLHHHFELKGWAEVTVVVRFWIIAGLLVAAGVGTFYLEWITQ; this is translated from the coding sequence GTGGTAGCCCTCCTCTTCGCGGGCGCGTTCTCGCTCGCGTTCACGCTCTTCCTGACGCCGCTGTTCATCAAGCTGTTCCACCGGCTGCAGTGGGGCCAGTTCATCCGCGACGACGGACCGCAGACCCACCACACCAAGCGCGGCACCGCCACGATGGGCGGCATCGTCATCATCCTGGCGAGCGTGCTCGGCTACTTCGTGGGGCACCTGCTCACGTGGGACGGGATCCGCTTCGACCCCGTGACGCCGTCCGGCCTGCTGGTCGTGTTCATGATGGTCGGCCTCGGCTTCGTCGGCTTCCTCGACGACTACCTCAAGACCCGCAAGCAGCAGTCGCTCGGGCTCGGCGGCTGGCAGAAGATCGCCGGCCAGGTCGTCGTCGCGACCGTGTTCGCGGTGCTCGCCATCACGCTGCGCGACCCCGTGTCCGGCCTCACGCCCGCATCCACCGCCATCAGCCTGTTCCGCGACCTGCCGCTCGACTTCATGGCGCTCGGGGCGGTCATCGGCACGGGCCTCTTCATCGTCTGGATCTGCCTCATCGTCGCGAGCGCCTCGAACGGCGTGAACGTGGCCGACGGGCTCGACGGCCTCGCGGCGGGCGCGTCGATCTTCTCGATCGGCTCCTACGTCATCATCGGCTTCTGGCAGTTCAACCAGTCCTGCGACAGCGTCTCCAGCTACCAGAACGAGTACCGCTGCTACGAGGTGGCGAGCCCGCTCGACCTCGCGATCATCGCGGCCTCCATCGTGGGAGCGCTCATCGGCTTCCTCTGGTGGAACACGTCACCCGCGCAGATCTTCATGGGGGACACCGGCTCGCTCGGCCTCGGCGGCGCGCTGGCGGCCCTCGCGATCCTCAGCCGCACCGAGCTGCTGCTCGTCTTCATCGGCGGCCTGTTCGTGATCGTCGCGGGCTCGGTGGTGCTCCAGCGCATCTACTTCAAGCTCACGCACGGCAAGCGCATCTTCCTGATGAGCCCGCTCCACCACCACTTCGAGCTGAAGGGCTGGGCGGAGGTCACGGTCGTCGTGCGCTTCTGGATCATCGCCGGGCTGCTCGTGGCGGCGGGCGTCGGCACCTTCTACCTGGAATGGATCACGCAGTAG
- a CDS encoding peptidoglycan D,D-transpeptidase FtsI family protein, translating into MSTISNRRRIAFSLIAILAVIGVFVVKLIDIQVVQATELNEEALGKRAISQTLPGVRGSIYDADGKVLADSVLRYDVTMDPSKAGDFTRTVTGDDGKPVKQDVSLADAEAQLGAITGQKPEEIDGLITGALDKDPKSLFGYVTKGVDVDAYLAIRDLKIPWIYFQAVSSRTYPNGQIAGSILGYIAGDGTIKAGLEQEYDSCLAAQDGAQTYERGADGVPIAGSTVTQKPARDGSDVMTNIDTDLEYFAQTAVAEQAVKVGADYGHATIVEVKTGKVLAVAEYPSVDPNDVSATKPEDRGSRAFSSPFEPGSTLKAVTAAALLDSGKADAGTHVVAPYTFTRLNVKLSDSYVHPDLHFTLAGVLMDSSNTGISALGERLSASDRYDYLKAFGVGEKTAIDFPGESSGLVRPWQEWDPQTNYATMFGQGLTTTALQVASIYQTIGNHGVKLPLSLVSGCKAADGTVTDQPDTTGTQVISPQAADSTVNMLETVVTDGHLSKDLTIPGYRVAAKSGTAQVAEADGKYGKNYLVSIAGLAPAEDPQYVVSISLANPDTMKSSAAAAPVFQKIMSQVLKTYRVPPSTVPSPNLATTY; encoded by the coding sequence GTGAGCACGATCTCGAACCGACGGCGCATCGCCTTCTCCCTGATCGCGATCCTGGCCGTCATCGGGGTCTTCGTCGTCAAGCTCATCGACATCCAGGTCGTGCAGGCCACGGAGCTCAATGAGGAGGCGCTCGGCAAGCGGGCCATCTCGCAGACGCTGCCCGGCGTCCGCGGCAGCATCTACGACGCCGACGGCAAGGTGCTCGCGGACAGCGTGCTCCGCTACGACGTCACGATGGATCCGTCCAAGGCCGGCGACTTCACCCGGACGGTGACCGGCGACGATGGCAAGCCCGTGAAGCAGGACGTGTCGCTCGCGGACGCCGAGGCGCAGCTGGGCGCGATCACCGGGCAGAAGCCCGAGGAGATCGACGGGCTCATCACGGGAGCGCTCGACAAGGACCCCAAGTCGCTGTTCGGCTACGTGACCAAGGGCGTCGACGTCGACGCGTACCTCGCCATCCGGGACCTGAAGATCCCGTGGATCTACTTCCAGGCCGTGTCGAGCCGCACGTACCCGAACGGGCAGATCGCGGGCAGCATCCTCGGCTACATCGCGGGCGACGGGACGATCAAGGCCGGGCTCGAGCAGGAGTACGACTCGTGCCTCGCCGCCCAGGACGGCGCGCAGACGTACGAGCGCGGCGCGGACGGCGTGCCCATCGCCGGCAGCACCGTCACGCAGAAGCCGGCCAGGGACGGCAGCGACGTGATGACCAACATCGACACGGACCTCGAGTACTTCGCGCAGACCGCCGTCGCCGAGCAGGCCGTGAAGGTCGGCGCCGACTACGGGCACGCGACCATCGTCGAGGTGAAGACGGGCAAGGTCCTCGCGGTCGCCGAGTACCCGTCCGTCGACCCCAACGACGTGTCGGCCACGAAGCCCGAGGACCGGGGGAGCCGTGCGTTCAGCTCCCCGTTCGAGCCCGGATCCACGCTCAAGGCCGTGACCGCCGCCGCGCTCCTCGACTCCGGCAAGGCCGACGCGGGCACGCACGTGGTCGCGCCCTACACGTTCACGCGTCTGAACGTGAAGCTCAGCGACAGCTACGTGCACCCCGACCTGCACTTCACGCTCGCGGGCGTGCTCATGGACTCCTCGAACACGGGCATCTCGGCGCTCGGCGAGCGCCTCTCGGCCTCCGACCGCTACGACTACCTCAAGGCGTTCGGCGTGGGCGAGAAGACGGCCATCGACTTCCCCGGCGAGAGCAGCGGGCTCGTCCGCCCGTGGCAGGAGTGGGACCCGCAGACGAACTACGCGACCATGTTCGGCCAGGGCCTGACGACGACGGCGCTGCAGGTCGCGAGCATCTACCAGACCATCGGGAACCACGGCGTGAAGCTGCCGCTGTCGCTCGTCTCCGGCTGCAAGGCCGCCGACGGCACCGTGACGGACCAGCCGGACACCACGGGCACGCAGGTCATCTCTCCCCAGGCCGCCGACTCGACGGTGAACATGCTCGAGACGGTCGTCACCGACGGGCACCTCTCCAAGGACCTCACGATCCCGGGCTACCGGGTCGCGGCGAAGTCCGGCACCGCGCAGGTGGCGGAGGCCGACGGCAAGTACGGCAAGAACTACCTGGTGTCGATCGCGGGCCTCGCGCCGGCCGAGGACCCCCAGTACGTCGTGTCGATCAGCCTGGCCAATCCGGATACCATGAAGTCCTCGGCGGCCGCGGCGCCCGTCTTCCAGAAGATCATGTCCCAGGTCCTGAAGACGTATCGGGTGCCCCCCTCCACCGTGCCGTCCCCGAACCTCGCCACGACCTACTGA
- the rsmH gene encoding 16S rRNA (cytosine(1402)-N(4))-methyltransferase RsmH produces the protein MALDDIHTPVLLERCLELLAPALQGEGAVLVDATLGMAGHSEAFLDALPGLRLVGLDRDPDALAIAGERLARFGDRVHLVHTVYDGIGRALDELGIGEVQGVFFDLGVSSLQLDRVERGFSYSQDAPLDMRMDGTAGLTAAQVVAEYDELELRRIFYDYGEEKLAPRYASRIVQAREVEPITTSARLVEIIQQATPAAVQRAGHPAKRVFQALRIEVNQELSVLARAMPAAVDRLAVGGRVVVESYQSLEDRIVKRELRARSTSTAPVGLPVELPEHRPELKLLVRGAELADQHEIAQNPRAASVRLRAAERARRRHA, from the coding sequence ATGGCACTCGACGACATCCACACCCCCGTCCTCCTCGAGCGGTGCCTCGAGCTGCTCGCCCCCGCCCTCCAGGGCGAGGGCGCAGTGCTGGTCGACGCCACCCTCGGCATGGCAGGCCACTCCGAGGCGTTCCTCGACGCGCTGCCCGGCCTCCGGCTGGTCGGGCTCGACCGCGACCCGGACGCCCTCGCCATCGCGGGGGAGCGGCTCGCGCGCTTCGGCGACCGGGTGCACCTCGTGCACACCGTCTACGACGGCATCGGACGCGCGCTCGACGAGCTCGGGATCGGCGAGGTGCAGGGCGTCTTCTTCGACCTCGGCGTCTCGTCGCTCCAGCTCGACCGCGTCGAGCGCGGATTCTCGTACTCGCAGGACGCGCCGCTCGACATGCGCATGGACGGGACCGCAGGGCTCACGGCCGCGCAGGTCGTCGCCGAGTACGACGAGCTCGAGCTGCGCCGGATCTTCTACGACTACGGCGAGGAGAAGCTCGCCCCCCGCTACGCCAGCCGCATCGTCCAGGCACGCGAGGTGGAGCCGATCACCACGTCGGCGCGGCTGGTGGAGATCATCCAGCAGGCGACGCCCGCCGCGGTGCAGCGGGCCGGGCATCCGGCCAAGCGGGTCTTCCAGGCGCTGCGCATCGAGGTCAACCAGGAGCTGAGCGTGCTGGCCCGCGCCATGCCCGCCGCCGTCGACCGGCTCGCCGTCGGTGGACGCGTGGTCGTCGAGTCGTACCAGTCGCTGGAGGACCGCATCGTGAAGCGCGAGCTGCGCGCCCGGTCCACGAGCACCGCGCCCGTAGGGCTCCCCGTCGAGCTCCCCGAGCACCGTCCGGAGCTCAAGCTCCTCGTCCGCGGCGCCGAGCTCGCGGACCAGCACGAGATCGCCCAGAACCCCCGCGCCGCATCCGTCCGGTTGCGCGCCGCCGAACGAGCCAGGAGGCGACACGCATGA
- a CDS encoding Mur ligase family protein, whose amino-acid sequence MTSPATPALRPEHPVARSLSGLVSDFALDVVGDVDDVEVTGVTLSSGDVQPGDLYVGLRGVRVHGARFAADAAASGAVAVLTDPDGLADAQGSGLPVILTPDPRAAVGDIAAWVHRSAENPATLYGVTGTNGKTSVVYLLDGLLRQLGVVTGLTSTAERRIGEESITSRLTTPEASELHALLARMREAEVRAVTIEVSAQALTRHRVDGLVFDVAAFINLSHDHLDDYADFEEYFDAKAAFFDPDRARRGVVSLDTEWGQRIVDGSRIPMTTIASKPGVDADWTVTVLEQTPDSTGFRLEGPDNRVLVSRVPVPGWFMAANAGLAIVMLVESGYDLDAVAHVLDRDGGIQAYIPGRAERVSGETGPLFFVDYGHTPDAFEQTLQALRAFTPGKLVMVFGADGDRDTTKRAEMGAIAARLADVVVITDYHPRYEDPASIRASLIAGATAAVPDREIHEVPDPATAIRTAVSLVGEGDTILVAGPGHEDYHEVAGRKIPFSARDDARAALRDAGWS is encoded by the coding sequence ATGACCTCCCCTGCCACTCCCGCCCTCCGCCCCGAGCATCCCGTCGCACGGTCGCTGTCCGGACTGGTGAGCGACTTCGCGCTCGACGTCGTCGGCGACGTGGACGACGTGGAGGTCACCGGCGTCACGCTGTCCTCCGGGGACGTGCAGCCGGGCGACCTCTACGTCGGGCTCCGCGGGGTCCGCGTCCACGGCGCCCGCTTCGCCGCCGACGCGGCGGCGAGCGGCGCGGTCGCGGTGCTGACCGACCCCGACGGGCTGGCCGACGCCCAGGGCTCCGGCCTCCCGGTGATCCTCACCCCCGACCCGCGGGCCGCCGTCGGCGACATCGCCGCGTGGGTGCACCGCTCGGCCGAGAACCCGGCGACGCTGTACGGCGTCACGGGCACCAACGGCAAGACGAGCGTGGTGTACCTGCTCGACGGCCTGCTCCGCCAGCTCGGCGTGGTGACCGGGCTCACGTCCACGGCCGAGCGCCGCATCGGCGAGGAGAGCATCACCAGCCGGCTCACGACGCCCGAGGCGAGCGAGCTGCACGCGCTCCTCGCCCGGATGCGCGAGGCCGAGGTCCGCGCCGTGACGATCGAGGTGTCGGCGCAGGCCCTCACCCGGCACCGGGTCGACGGCCTGGTGTTCGACGTGGCCGCGTTCATCAACCTGAGCCACGACCACCTCGACGACTACGCGGACTTCGAGGAGTACTTCGACGCCAAGGCCGCGTTCTTCGACCCCGACCGCGCGCGCCGCGGCGTCGTCTCGCTCGACACCGAGTGGGGCCAGCGCATCGTCGACGGTTCGCGCATCCCGATGACCACGATCGCCTCGAAGCCCGGCGTCGACGCCGACTGGACCGTCACGGTGCTCGAGCAGACGCCCGACTCCACGGGCTTCCGTCTCGAGGGGCCCGACAACCGCGTGCTCGTCTCCCGCGTGCCCGTCCCCGGCTGGTTCATGGCCGCCAACGCGGGGCTCGCCATCGTGATGCTCGTCGAGTCCGGCTACGACCTCGACGCCGTCGCCCACGTGCTCGACCGCGACGGCGGCATCCAGGCGTACATCCCGGGTCGCGCCGAGCGCGTCTCCGGCGAGACCGGCCCCCTCTTCTTCGTCGACTACGGGCACACGCCCGACGCCTTCGAGCAGACGCTGCAGGCGCTGCGTGCCTTCACGCCCGGCAAGCTCGTGATGGTGTTCGGCGCCGACGGCGACCGCGACACCACGAAGCGCGCCGAGATGGGCGCGATCGCGGCCCGCCTCGCCGACGTCGTGGTCATCACCGACTACCACCCGCGCTACGAGGACCCGGCGTCCATCCGGGCCAGCCTCATCGCGGGCGCGACGGCCGCGGTGCCCGACCGCGAGATCCACGAGGTGCCCGACCCCGCCACGGCGATCCGCACGGCGGTGTCGCTGGTCGGCGAGGGGGACACCATCCTCGTCGCCGGACCCGGGCACGAGGACTACCACGAGGTGGCCGGGCGCAAGATCCCGTTCTCCGCCCGTGACGACGCGCGCGCGGCCCTCCGCGACGCAGGCTGGAGCTGA